The following nucleotide sequence is from Rhodospirillales bacterium RIFCSPLOWO2_02_FULL_58_16.
GGCAAGTATCACCAATATATGATCAACTTTCTCCGGGCTGCGGATCGCTCTTTCAGCCCGGCGCAATCGGCCGTCTATAAGCGATATGCGAAAAGGATGGCCAACCTCATCAGCGATCTGCAAAAAGCCGCCTGACCGGCTATATTTATCCGGCTCAAACGGATTCCTTGCGTCTGCGCATTGCCGCGCCCGGCATTAATGGTCTAAAAAGCATTTCCCTTACTTTCGGAGATGACCATGGCGGCGCACCAATACTCCTATGTTATGAAACAGCTCACCAAGACGTTCCCCGGCGGGCACGAAATCTTGAGAGGCATTACCCTTTCCTTCCTCCCCACCGCCAAGATCGGCGTCCTCGGCGCCAACGGCGCCGGCAAGTCAACGCTGATGAAGATTATGGCCGGAATGGACCATGACTTCGGCGGCGAGGCGTGGGCGGCGGAAGGCGTGCGCGTCGGTTATCTGTCCCAGGAGCCGGAACTGAACCCGAAAAAGAATGTCGAGGGCAACGTCATGGAGGGACTGGGCGAGATCAAGGAACTGCTGGATAAGTTCAACGAAATCAGCGCCAGGTTCGCCGAGCCGATGGACGACGACGAAATGAACGCCCTGCTTGCCGAACAGGGCGACCTCCAGGAAAAGATCGACGCCTGTAACGGCTGGGAGCTGGAACGCACTATCGAGATGGCGATGGATGCCTTGCGCTGCCCCCCCGGCGACGCCGATGTCACCAGGATTTCCGGCGGCGAGCGCCGCCGCGTCGCCCTGGCCCGCCTTCTGCTGCAACGCCCCGATATCCTGATGCTGGACGAGCCTACCAACCATCTGGACGCCGAATCGGTGGCCTGGCTGGAACGTTTTCTCAAGGACTATGAAGGCATGGTGATGATAGTCACCCATGATCGTTACTTTCTTGACAACGTCACCGGCTGGATTCTTGAACTGGATCGCGGCAAGGGCATTCCTTACGAGGGCAACTATTCATCCTGGCTGGAGCAGAAGATGAAACGTCTGGCCCAGGAAGAACGTGAAGAAAGCGCCCGTCAGCGCGCGTTGCGCCACGAACTGGAATGGATTCAGGCCTCCCCCAGGGCGCGTCAGGCCAAAAACAAGGCGCGCATCACCGCCTACGACGACCTGCTGTCCAAGGCCCAGAACCAAAAGATGGGAGCGGCGCAGATCATCATCCCGCCGGGACCGCGCCTCGGCGATCTGGTGATCGAGGCCGAATCCTTAAGCAAAGGCTACGGCGACAAGCTGCTGATAGATAATTTGAACTTCAAGCTGCCGCCGGG
It contains:
- a CDS encoding energy-dependent translational throttle protein EttA — protein: MAAHQYSYVMKQLTKTFPGGHEILRGITLSFLPTAKIGVLGANGAGKSTLMKIMAGMDHDFGGEAWAAEGVRVGYLSQEPELNPKKNVEGNVMEGLGEIKELLDKFNEISARFAEPMDDDEMNALLAEQGDLQEKIDACNGWELERTIEMAMDALRCPPGDADVTRISGGERRRVALARLLLQRPDILMLDEPTNHLDAESVAWLERFLKDYEGMVMIVTHDRYFLDNVTGWILELDRGKGIPYEGNYSSWLEQKMKRLAQEEREESARQRALRHELEWIQASPRARQAKNKARITAYDDLLSKAQNQKMGAAQIIIPPGPRLGDLVIEAESLSKGYGDKLLIDNLNFKLPPGGIVGVIGPNGAGKTTLFRMITGLETPDSGSLRLGETVKLGYVDQSRDSLDNSKTVWEEISGGHEEIELGKRKMQSRAYVAQFNFKGGDQQKKVGQLSGGERNRVHLANMLKSGANVLLLDEPTNDLDVETLRALEEGLGDFAGCAVVISHDRWFLDRLATHIIAFEGDSKVVWFEGNYNDYETDKHRRLGSDVDQPHRIKYKPLTR